From the Anaerolineae bacterium genome, the window TCAACAACCTGAAACGCGGCAAAAAGTGGGCCAGGCGGCCGCCAAAACTATTCAGGAAAAATTCAATTGGGCCAATTTAGCCCAAATTGCGGAAAAGGCTTATGATTGATAACGGCTCATTGAGTTGGGCGTCACGCCGGTTACGCGATATAATTCCTCTCATTTTTTGGATGGCGATCATTTTTTTGCTTTCGGCCCAACCGGTTTTGCTTGAGTTCCAAAATGAGGCGTCTGAAAAAATTTTCAACAAGTTGGCCCACGTGCTTGTTTATGCCGTTTTGGCCTGGTTGTGGTGGCGAGCCTTGAGCGCCAAACGCCAAACCACCTGGCCGGTTCTTTTTACCGCTCTGGCCCTGGCCATTTTGTACGGCATTTCTGATGAATATCACCAGTCGTTTGTGCCGGGGCGACACGCCAGGGTGTCGGACGTGCTGTTTGATACCAGCGGCGCTTTGGCCATGATTTTACTCATTCGCGCCGCAGAACGGCGGCAACATAAGTGGCCAGTATTGGCTAACCTTATTTCTATATAATTGACGATCTTGCCAATGCCATCACTCACCACCGAACAAAGAGAATACAAAGAAAAAACGCTGGAACAGCTTCGGGTGAACTTCTCGCTCCTGGAAACCAAACTGGCGCAGGAAAGCCGGCCAGAGATAGCCGATAATATCCGCAGCCAACTCGAGGACATCCGGGCGCACCTTGACCGCCTCCAGCGCGAACTGGCCACAAATTCAACCGGAGAGCCGGTGGCCGACGAGTTGTTTCAACGGGCCGCCGGGGCTGTTACCAATAAAAAATTCTACCTGGCCAAAAAACTCATCAACAAATTGGAAACTATTGAGCCGTTCTATCCGGGCCTTGAGCGGCTGCGGCAAGAGGCTGAAACAGG encodes:
- a CDS encoding VanZ family protein translates to MIDNGSLSWASRRLRDIIPLIFWMAIIFLLSAQPVLLEFQNEASEKIFNKLAHVLVYAVLAWLWWRALSAKRQTTWPVLFTALALAILYGISDEYHQSFVPGRHARVSDVLFDTSGALAMILLIRAAERRQHKWPVLANLISI